The Pseudomonadota bacterium sequence GGCTCGGGTGATGGCAGCGGTCTCGACAGCGGCCTCCTCGCGTCGGGCAGCGCGCTCGATCGTCAGGGTCGCCCGCAGCTGAAGTTCAAGCCGGGCCTCATCAAGGCCAAGCAGCTTCAGCCGCAGCAGGGCGGCCAGAAGCAGGATCAGCCGCAGCAGCAGCAGGCACAGAATGCGCAGCAGCCTCGCGATCAGCAGCCTCAGCAGGCCGTGGAGGCCGTCAAGAACACCGACATCGCCCAGAACAACCAGGGTGCCGACAAGGCCCCGCAGAACACCGCCGCGCAGAACGCGGCGCCGGCCGCTGACAAGGCGCCGGCCGCCGCGCCCCCTGTCGAGGCCCAGACCGCCGCGGTGGCGAGTGCCCCGCAGGCCAGCACCCAGACCGCGGCGGCGAGTGCCCCGCAGGTCGACGCAACCCCTGCGGCAACGACGCAGGCCAGTGCCCCGACCGCGGTGGCGAGTGCCCCGCAGGTCGATGCAGCCCCTGCGGCGGCGACGCCGCAGGCCAGTGCTCCGACCGAGGTGGCGAGTGCCCCGCAGGTCGATGCAGCTCCTGCGGCAGCGTCGTCGCAGGTCAGTGCCCCGACTGCGGTGGCGAGTGCCCCGCAGGTCGACACCGCGGCCCCGAGCACGCCGGTGGCCTCCAGCACCGTCGCTTCCGCGGCGGCTCCCAACCAGATCTCGAACACCTAGCAAGCGGCACCTCCACGCGGGAGGTGTCAGGGTACAGTGCAAGCGGGCAGCGTCTTCGGGCGCTGCCCTTCTTCATGCGTGGGGTGACGTGGGTTTCTCAGCCTTCGAGCAGGTCGATGAGGCGCACGAGCTCCGCCGCCGATTTTGGCCGGCGGGCGGGGTCTGTGGAGAGCAGCAGGGCGATGAGGTTGTCGAGGCGCTTGGGCACGTCGGGGCGCAGGGTCGACAGGCGGGGGGCCGGGTCGTTCATCTTCCGCACGAGCAGCCGATAGGCGTCGGTGTCTTCGAACGGCAGCTGCTTTGCCATCATCTCGAAGAGCATGATGCCCAGCGAATACAGGTCAGACTGCACGCTGGCCCCGCGGCTGTCAACCTGCTCCGGGGCCATGTAGTCGGGCGTGCCGAGCGTGATGTCGGTGCCCGTCATGGTCTCGAGGTTGGTGGCCTTGGCGATGCCGAAGTCCATGATGCGGATCTGCTGGCGACGGGTGATCATGATGTTCGCGGGTTTCAGATCGCGGTGGATGATGCTCTTGCTGTGCGCGTACTCGAGCGCGTCGGCGATCTCGCGCACGATCGCGAGGGTGCGGTCGACGGGGAGGGGGCCTTCCCGATCGATGAGCTGGCGCAGGGTCTCGCCGTCGATGAACTCGAGGGCGATGTAGGGATGCGTCTTGTCGTCGCCGCGATTCACCTCGGCGATGCGCACGATGCCCGGATGCTTCAGCGCCCCGCTGATCTCCATCTCACGAAAGAACCGTGCCGCCGAGTCTTCATGGTCGAGCACCCGCAGGTCGGGCACCTTCAGCGCGTAGGTGTCGCCGTACTCGTCGACGGCTCTGTATACCGTGGCCATGCCGCCCGTTCCGAGGCGGTCCTCGATCTTGTAGCGCCCGATCTTCTTGGGAAGGGCTCCGGGCCGCAGCTCGCTGTAGGCCTGCTCCTCCTCGAGCTGCTCGGCCAGGGTCTGCTGCTCTTTGCGGGCCCCGCGCAGTCGCAAGAAGAGGGCTCCCCCCACCATGGCGAGCAGGCCTGTACCGGCGGCGGCCACGTGGCTCCAGGCCACGACGCGATGCAAGGTAATGGGGGTGGCCTTGATCGAGCTCGCAGGATGGTACCGTTGATACTCGCCGCGCCAGAGGAGAAAGAACCCATCGGGGCCTTCGACGAGAAGGTCATATTCGCCACCCGGATCTAGAGGGATCGTGGCCGGGCTCTGGGTCGCCACCTGGGTGTAGGCGTTCTGCCCGGTGGGTGTGACGTAGAGCACGCCGGGGCGGTCGAACGTGAAGGTCTGGCTCAATGGGGGGGCAGGGGCGCCGTGGCAGGGCATCGACATCGAGGCCCAGGCGACGAAGAGCAGGACGAGGGTGAGGCGGCGCGACATGCGTGCATGGGTTAGGCGTGCGAAGCGTGAAAGCCTTTCGAGCAAAAAAGGGGCCCGCCAGCGGCGAGCCCCTTCATTGCCCAGACCTCGGTAACCCCTAGGGCGCCATGCGCTCGAGCCCAGAGGTGAAGTGAGGCTGACGCGGGTTGGCGTAGTACTTGCTGCCCGAGGTGTAGTGCATCACGGTGGCCCACGACACGTTGGTCAGGTACACGCTGTCGCGCTGGGCGTCGTATGACACGTCGCGCAGCACCGAGCGGGTGTAGGCGTCCGGGGAGAGGCGCGGCTTGCTGTGGTACAGGTCGTTCAGCACGCTCAGGTAGTAGTCGGTGTGCAGCTGGTCGCCGTGGCTGGCCAGCACGTACAGGCCCGCCCAGCAGTTGCCGTTGGTGAAGAACCAGTGGCCGTCGACGCCGTAGGAGAAGGCCACCCAGTCATAGAGCGCCGAGACAGTGGTGTCGTAGCGCTGCACGATGGGCGACGGGCCGCCCATGAATCGGGCGTCACCCACGTCGTTGGCGAGGCGCTGGTACTGCGAGGCCAGGTTGCCCAGCTTGAAGTGGTCGGCCACGTCGGCCAGCTGGTTGAGGATGGCCACCGCGCCAGCCCGCACATTCGGGTTGTTGGCGTTGACCACCGCATAGTGCCCCATGGTCGCCAGGACGCCGAGCTCGGTGAGGGCGCGGGCCTGCTCGCTGCTCTTGAGCACGTCGGGGCCGAAGGGCGCACCCTGGAAGGTCATGTCGACCTTGTTGATGTCGCTGGCGATGGCGCCGCTCGAGAACGGGCGCAGCTTGCGCTTGAAGTCGAGGATGTAGGCGGACTCGCTCTCCGGCAGCTGAACCGCAGGCAGAAGCCACTTCTCCTTGAACCGCAGCGTGATCATGTGATCGTAACGCGAGTGGGCCGTGCCCTTTGCCGCGGCGGGCATCAAGCTGGTCGCGGCCATCATCGCCAGGGCCAGGAGCGCCACGATAGCGCTGTGTCTCTTCACGTCGAGCCTCCTTCGTGCTTGCACCGCCCCTCAGCCCCTCAGGGAGGGGAGAGCGGGGCGGATGCGTCAAGGTCGTCCCCATGGAACTGGGACGATCGATTTTTCGAGACTGCGTGGGTTCGACGAGGGGTCGGTGAATCCTTCAACCCTGTCGCTCCCACGCCGGTTCCCGCGCCTTCCGCGCGCTCAGGCCTCCGGCTGAAGGAACGGGTAGCGGTAGTCGGTGGGCGGAACAAGGGTCTCCTTGATGGCCCGAGGCGACACCCATCGCAGCAGGTTGAACACGCTGCCCGCCTTGTCGTTGGTGCCGGAGGCGCGGCCGCCGCCGAAGGGCTGCTGGCCCACCACGGCGCCCGTGGGCTTGTCGTTGATGTAGAAGTTGCCGGCCGCATGGCGCAGACGGTCGCTGGCCTTTGACACCACGGCCCGATCGCGCGCGAAGATCGACCCCGTGAGGCCGTAGGGCGAGGTGCGATCGCAGAGGGCGAGCACGTCGTCGAACCCGGACTCCGGATAGACATGCACGGTGAGCACCGGGCCGAAGATCTCCTCGCAGAGGAGGCGATCGGCTGGGTCTTCGGCCCGCACCACCGTGGGCTGCACGAACCAGCCGTCGCGGTCGTCGGCGGTGCCGCCGCAGACCACCGTGTTTCCGCGCGCGGTGCGGGCGTGGTCGAGGAACTCGGAGATGCGGCGGAATGACGCCTCGTCGATGACCGCGCCCATGAAGTTCGAGAAGTCGCGCACGTCGCCCACCTTGATCGACGAAACCTGCTCGAGCATGATGGCCTCGACCTGCTTCCACATCGTCTGCGGGATGTAGGCGCGAGAGGCGGCGGAGCACTTCTGGCCCTGGTACTCGAACGCCCCGCGCACGAGCGCCGTGGCCACCTCTTGAGGGTCAGCGGAGGCGTGCACGACCACGAAGTCCTTGCCGCCGGTCTCGCCCACGAGTCGGGGATAGGTGCGATACCGATCGATGTTGCCGCCCACCCGCTTCCAGATGTGCTGGAAGGTGGGGGTGGAGCCCGTGAAGTGGACCCCTGCCAGGGCCGGGTCATCGAGCAGCACATCGCCGATCTCACGGGCATCGCCCGGGAGCATCGTGATGACCCCTGGGGGCAGGCCGGCCTTCGTGAACAGATCGAGGATGTACGATGCCGAGAGCATGGCCGACGAAGCCGGCTTCCAGATGACGGTGTTGCCCATGAGCGCGGCCGACATGGGCAGGTTGGCCGCGATGGCCGTGAAGTTGAAGGGCGTGATGGCGAGCACGTAGCCCTCGAGGGGGCGGTAGTCGAGGCGGTTCCACACGCCGGGCGACGAGACGGGCTGCGTCTCGTACAGCTGCTTCATGAACGCCACGTTGAACCGCAGGAAGTCGATGAGCTCGCAGGCCGAGTCGATCTCTGCCTGGTAGGCCGTCTTGCTCTGGCCGAGCATGGTCGCGGCGTTGAGCACCTGGCGATAGGGCCCGGCGAGCATCTCCGCGGCGCGCAGGAAGATTGCGGCGCGATCTTCCCAGGGGGTGCGCGACCACGATTCGGCCGCGCGGGTGGCGACCTCGATGGCCGCGCGGGCGTCTTCCTTGCGGGCCGAGTGGTACTGCCCCAG is a genomic window containing:
- a CDS encoding serine/threonine protein kinase, encoding MSRRLTLVLLFVAWASMSMPCHGAPAPPLSQTFTFDRPGVLYVTPTGQNAYTQVATQSPATIPLDPGGEYDLLVEGPDGFFLLWRGEYQRYHPASSIKATPITLHRVVAWSHVAAAGTGLLAMVGGALFLRLRGARKEQQTLAEQLEEEQAYSELRPGALPKKIGRYKIEDRLGTGGMATVYRAVDEYGDTYALKVPDLRVLDHEDSAARFFREMEISGALKHPGIVRIAEVNRGDDKTHPYIALEFIDGETLRQLIDREGPLPVDRTLAIVREIADALEYAHSKSIIHRDLKPANIMITRRQQIRIMDFGIAKATNLETMTGTDITLGTPDYMAPEQVDSRGASVQSDLYSLGIMLFEMMAKQLPFEDTDAYRLLVRKMNDPAPRLSTLRPDVPKRLDNLIALLLSTDPARRPKSAAELVRLIDLLEG
- the pruA gene encoding L-glutamate gamma-semialdehyde dehydrogenase, with amino-acid sequence SALDEMRGRHHEVALTIGERTVQTGDLRDLRMPHDRHATLGQYHSARKEDARAAIEVATRAAESWSRTPWEDRAAIFLRAAEMLAGPYRQVLNAATMLGQSKTAYQAEIDSACELIDFLRFNVAFMKQLYETQPVSSPGVWNRLDYRPLEGYVLAITPFNFTAIAANLPMSAALMGNTVIWKPASSAMLSASYILDLFTKAGLPPGVITMLPGDAREIGDVLLDDPALAGVHFTGSTPTFQHIWKRVGGNIDRYRTYPRLVGETGGKDFVVVHASADPQEVATALVRGAFEYQGQKCSAASRAYIPQTMWKQVEAIMLEQVSSIKVGDVRDFSNFMGAVIDEASFRRISEFLDHARTARGNTVVCGGTADDRDGWFVQPTVVRAEDPADRLLCEEIFGPVLTVHVYPESGFDDVLALCDRTSPYGLTGSIFARDRAVVSKASDRLRHAAGNFYINDKPTGAVVGQQPFGGGRASGTNDKAGSVFNLLRWVSPRAIKETLVPPTDYRYPFLQPEA